Proteins found in one Oribacterium sp. oral taxon 102 genomic segment:
- a CDS encoding DUF4446 family protein, giving the protein MTSTEKMLLLGLFISLLLTGIALALSLHANLRYRSLYRQYDYFMRGKDAETLEDYFAELQRHVERLEEEDENNKDMLRILNRNIRSSFQKCGIIRYNAFGGIGGNMSFALAMLDYTNSGFVINAVHAREGSFLYIKDIEEGTTDTELGAEERLALEAALDARKG; this is encoded by the coding sequence ATGACAAGTACAGAAAAAATGCTTCTGCTCGGGCTGTTTATCAGCCTCCTGCTTACCGGCATTGCGCTGGCACTCTCGCTGCACGCCAATCTTCGTTACCGGAGCCTGTACCGCCAGTATGACTATTTCATGCGGGGGAAGGACGCGGAGACGCTGGAGGACTATTTTGCAGAGCTGCAGAGGCACGTGGAGCGATTGGAGGAGGAGGACGAAAATAACAAGGATATGCTTCGGATTCTGAACCGGAATATCCGATCCTCCTTCCAGAAGTGCGGCATCATCCGCTACAATGCCTTCGGCGGCATAGGCGGCAATATGTCCTTCGCGCTTGCGATGCTCGACTATACGAACAGCGGATTCGTCATCAATGCGGTACACGCCAGAGAAGGAAGCTTCCTCTACATTAAGGATATAGAGGAGGGAACAACGGATACAGAGCTTGGCGCAGAGGAGAGGCTCGCATTGGAAGCGGCGCTGGATGCCCGGAAGGGATAG
- a CDS encoding GntR family transcriptional regulator: MEASLNENTYAALKQDIMGLRLKPGDAISAAKVAEMYHVSRTPAREAIVKLEREGLLRIFPQSKTLVSKIDLGRAMQEWFVRSTLEVEMVPLFLSHCDELVLRRLSENLEKQKSADTDDPYNYFRLDNAFHGIIYESSGELLAKEIIDTNMTHYNRIRYLSDLSRPVHEKTLAEHGQIIEAARERDAEWMQAIVKKHIRRIHSDRNEVLRRYPEYFSV; encoded by the coding sequence ATGGAAGCAAGCTTGAACGAAAATACCTACGCTGCTCTGAAGCAGGATATCATGGGGCTTCGTCTGAAGCCGGGGGATGCCATCTCTGCGGCGAAGGTCGCGGAAATGTATCATGTCAGCCGCACACCGGCGCGGGAGGCAATTGTGAAGCTGGAGCGGGAAGGACTGCTTCGCATTTTTCCGCAGTCCAAAACGCTTGTCTCAAAGATCGACCTCGGGCGCGCAATGCAGGAATGGTTCGTCCGTTCCACCTTAGAGGTCGAAATGGTTCCGCTTTTCCTCTCGCACTGCGACGAGCTCGTACTGCGGCGTCTCTCTGAAAACCTTGAAAAGCAAAAGAGTGCAGACACCGACGATCCTTATAATTATTTTCGTCTCGACAATGCGTTTCACGGTATCATCTATGAGAGCTCGGGCGAGCTGCTGGCAAAGGAAATCATCGATACAAATATGACGCACTACAATCGCATCCGCTATCTCTCTGATCTTTCCCGCCCCGTTCACGAAAAAACACTGGCGGAGCACGGACAAATCATCGAGGCTGCACGGGAACGCGACGCGGAGTGGATGCAGGCAATCGTGAAGAAGCACATCCGCCGTATCCACAGCGATCGAAATGAGGTTCTGCGACGCTACCCTGAATACTTCAGTGTATAA
- the rsmA gene encoding 16S rRNA (adenine(1518)-N(6)/adenine(1519)-N(6))-dimethyltransferase RsmA, whose product MNKLINPQETIRIIQKNNFHFQKRFGQNFLIDENVLRNIIVSSEITKEDCVLEIGPGIGTMTQALCDAAGHVVTVEIDGSLIPILRETLADYDNVTILNDDVLKLDLPKLIGEQNDGKPVKVVANLPYYITTPIIMGLFESHAPLQSVTVMVQKEVADRMQAGPGTKDYGALSLAVQYYSEPKIVQLVPPHCFIPRPNVGSAVIRLLRHIVPPVETEDEDFLFRVIHAAFGQRRKTLTNALYGGMKLPKEKTLAALSALSLPENIRGEALSLPQFAALAELLRRP is encoded by the coding sequence ATGAATAAGCTGATAAATCCACAGGAGACAATCCGAATTATACAAAAAAACAACTTTCATTTCCAGAAGCGATTTGGTCAGAACTTTCTGATCGACGAAAACGTGCTTCGAAATATCATCGTGAGCTCTGAGATCACGAAGGAGGACTGCGTGCTGGAGATCGGTCCGGGAATCGGGACGATGACGCAGGCGCTCTGTGACGCGGCGGGACATGTCGTCACGGTGGAGATTGACGGCAGCCTGATCCCGATTCTCAGGGAAACGCTCGCGGATTATGACAATGTCACGATCCTGAATGACGATGTGCTGAAGCTGGATCTCCCGAAGCTGATCGGGGAGCAGAATGACGGCAAGCCGGTGAAGGTGGTCGCCAATTTGCCGTACTATATCACCACGCCGATCATCATGGGACTCTTCGAGAGCCATGCGCCGCTCCAATCCGTTACGGTCATGGTGCAGAAGGAGGTCGCGGATCGGATGCAGGCAGGCCCGGGGACGAAGGACTACGGTGCGCTCTCACTCGCTGTGCAGTATTATTCCGAGCCGAAGATCGTGCAGCTCGTCCCCCCGCACTGCTTCATTCCGCGGCCGAATGTGGGCTCGGCGGTGATCCGTCTCCTTCGCCATATCGTGCCGCCGGTTGAGACGGAGGATGAGGACTTCCTCTTCCGTGTGATTCACGCAGCCTTCGGACAACGCCGGAAGACGCTTACGAATGCGCTCTACGGCGGAATGAAGCTGCCGAAGGAGAAGACGCTCGCTGCCCTTTCGGCGCTTTCACTTCCGGAGAACATCCGCGGAGAGGCATTGTCGCTGCCGCAGTTCGCCGCATTGGCGGAGCTGCTCAGGAGACCGTGA
- a CDS encoding GntR family transcriptional regulator — MTLRDKVYQNLYRDITDGLISQGEIITENDLGSRFSVSKAPVREALGQLCREGILQSLPRLGYQVRTISLKEIADIIETRVDLEVSGLRRLEAGMSDEQRKAFDTLWNSAFTFSEERNAKDISGDWANNYSFHRGLYALNRNECGYAIVDSLIHKSSLYISQYYLAAWGEKRPITDALHKEILGAVRTGDFDTACKKLALDIRKPKQDIIKMHEM, encoded by the coding sequence ATGACATTAAGAGACAAAGTTTATCAGAACCTTTACCGGGATATAACAGATGGATTGATTTCACAAGGAGAGATCATAACGGAGAATGATTTGGGTTCCAGATTCTCTGTCAGCAAGGCTCCGGTAAGAGAAGCGCTTGGACAGCTGTGCCGCGAGGGCATTCTACAGAGTCTTCCGAGACTGGGATATCAGGTGAGGACAATCAGCTTGAAGGAAATTGCGGATATCATAGAGACAAGAGTGGACCTTGAAGTAAGCGGACTCCGGCGCCTGGAAGCAGGAATGTCAGATGAACAGAGGAAGGCCTTTGATACCTTATGGAATAGCGCTTTTACTTTTTCAGAGGAGAGAAATGCAAAGGATATTTCGGGCGACTGGGCAAATAACTATTCCTTCCACAGAGGACTGTATGCTTTAAACAGAAATGAATGTGGGTATGCTATAGTTGATAGCTTAATCCACAAATCATCGTTGTATATATCCCAGTATTATCTTGCTGCCTGGGGAGAAAAAAGACCGATTACAGACGCGCTTCATAAAGAGATTCTGGGGGCAGTCCGGACAGGCGATTTCGACACAGCATGTAAAAAGCTTGCTTTGGATATTAGAAAGCCAAAGCAGGATATTATAAAAATGCACGAGATGTAA
- a CDS encoding L-cysteine desulfidase family protein, translated as MGCTEPIAIAYCAAVAARVLAEEPEHLTIYCSGNIIKNVKGVVVPNSGSQKGIAVAATLGAVGGDADRQLQVIANVTDEDRERTRELVRTGFCDYKYVEEVPNLYIRADIRGRKHTAEAVIANQHTHLESITRDGEVLLTAGEKVSRDVLKNVLINSDITKMSLQGLLSYADQVDISEVQDLLDRAIEMNSRIAQEGLDSPWGACVGKTILESWGSDVRTLACAAAAAGSDARMSGCAMPVVINSGSGNQGITVTMPVLVYARELHISETKRYRALIISNLVSIYIKHYIGALSAFCGAVSASCGAGAAITYMSGGDYQHIARTITNTLANVGGIVCDGAKPSCAAKIASSLHAAILAHYMSMNDKSFKAGEGIVEADVEETIKNIGYIGKVGMKPTDHEILNVMTDAVNVDACL; from the coding sequence ATGGGGTGTACAGAGCCTATCGCAATTGCGTATTGTGCGGCAGTTGCTGCAAGAGTGCTGGCAGAAGAACCGGAGCACCTGACGATATACTGCTCCGGAAATATTATTAAAAATGTCAAGGGCGTGGTGGTTCCCAATTCCGGCAGCCAGAAAGGAATTGCAGTGGCGGCAACCTTGGGCGCGGTCGGAGGTGACGCAGATCGGCAGCTTCAGGTTATTGCAAATGTCACGGATGAAGACCGGGAGAGAACCCGGGAACTGGTTCGTACCGGATTCTGCGACTATAAGTATGTGGAGGAAGTGCCAAATCTCTATATTCGGGCAGATATACGGGGAAGGAAGCATACGGCAGAGGCGGTTATTGCCAATCAGCATACCCATCTGGAAAGCATTACAAGAGACGGAGAGGTGCTTCTCACAGCGGGGGAAAAGGTCTCTCGGGATGTATTGAAAAATGTGCTTATCAACAGTGATATCACAAAAATGTCATTACAGGGGCTCCTCAGCTATGCAGATCAGGTAGATATTTCAGAAGTACAGGATTTGCTTGACAGGGCAATAGAGATGAACTCTCGGATTGCACAGGAGGGGCTCGATAGCCCTTGGGGAGCTTGCGTAGGGAAAACAATTCTGGAGTCTTGGGGCTCGGATGTAAGGACCCTTGCCTGTGCGGCAGCGGCAGCCGGCTCTGATGCCAGAATGTCTGGCTGTGCAATGCCGGTGGTTATAAATTCCGGATCTGGAAATCAGGGCATTACAGTTACTATGCCGGTGCTGGTGTATGCCAGAGAGCTTCATATTTCCGAAACCAAACGATACCGTGCATTGATTATTTCCAACCTGGTTTCTATTTATATCAAGCATTATATCGGCGCGCTTTCTGCATTCTGCGGTGCAGTCAGTGCCTCCTGCGGTGCCGGTGCAGCCATTACCTATATGAGCGGCGGAGACTATCAGCATATTGCCAGAACGATTACCAATACGCTGGCAAATGTTGGCGGCATCGTTTGCGATGGAGCGAAGCCAAGCTGTGCTGCTAAAATTGCCTCATCTCTGCATGCGGCAATACTGGCGCACTACATGAGCATGAATGACAAGTCATTCAAGGCCGGTGAAGGAATTGTAGAGGCAGATGTGGAAGAAACCATCAAAAATATAGGCTATATCGGAAAGGTGGGCATGAAGCCGACGGACCATGAAATTCTGAATGTCATGACAGATGCAGTCAATGTAGATGCGTGTCTGTGA
- the uxuA gene encoding mannonate dehydratase, which yields MKMTFRWYGEGNDPISLRQIKQIPGMSGVMGLLDKAAGVLWTEEEIRSYVEHIRAAGLECEVIESVNVHEDIKMGLPSREKYIENYKQTIRNLAKYGVKVIIYNFMPVFDWLRTDLAREIPEDGSNSLYFDEKELGEMTPLDLVRKTAEDSKGFTLPGWEPERLAELEKTLKLYEGITEDDLRRNYKYFLEQVIPVCEEAGVKLACHPDDPAWPIFGLPRIAHSQEDYDKICALYDSPANGLCLCTGSLGSNPDNDIPAIIRHFGERNRINAMHVRNVKYLGYHKFREASHLSSDGDLDMFEIMKAIYDTCPDTYIRPDHGRMIWDEAGRPGYGLYDRALGATYLNGLWEAICKLCK from the coding sequence ATGAAGATGACATTCCGTTGGTACGGCGAGGGCAATGATCCGATTTCCCTCCGACAGATCAAGCAGATTCCGGGGATGAGCGGAGTCATGGGACTGCTGGACAAGGCGGCGGGCGTGCTCTGGACCGAGGAGGAGATCCGGAGCTATGTGGAGCATATCCGTGCAGCGGGACTCGAGTGCGAGGTCATCGAGAGTGTCAATGTCCATGAGGATATCAAGATGGGGCTGCCCTCGAGAGAGAAGTATATCGAGAACTATAAGCAGACGATCCGGAATCTCGCGAAGTACGGCGTCAAGGTCATCATCTATAACTTCATGCCTGTTTTCGACTGGCTGCGCACAGATCTCGCCAGAGAGATCCCGGAGGACGGCTCGAACAGCCTCTACTTCGATGAGAAGGAGCTCGGGGAGATGACACCGCTCGACCTCGTGCGGAAGACGGCGGAGGACAGTAAGGGCTTTACGCTGCCGGGCTGGGAGCCGGAGCGGCTCGCAGAGCTGGAGAAGACATTGAAGCTGTACGAGGGGATCACGGAGGATGATCTTCGCAGAAACTACAAGTATTTCCTCGAGCAGGTCATCCCGGTCTGCGAGGAGGCCGGCGTGAAGCTGGCATGCCATCCGGATGATCCGGCATGGCCGATTTTCGGGCTTCCGCGGATCGCGCACAGTCAGGAGGACTATGACAAGATCTGTGCGCTCTACGATTCTCCGGCGAACGGGCTCTGCCTCTGCACCGGCTCTCTCGGTTCCAATCCGGACAATGACATCCCTGCGATCATCCGGCATTTCGGAGAGAGGAACCGCATTAACGCGATGCATGTCCGAAATGTCAAGTATCTGGGCTATCATAAGTTCCGTGAGGCAAGCCACCTGTCCTCGGACGGCGACCTCGATATGTTCGAGATTATGAAGGCAATCTATGATACCTGTCCGGATACCTATATCCGTCCGGATCACGGCAGGATGATCTGGGACGAGGCCGGCAGACCGGGCTACGGCCTCTATGACCGCGCCCTCGGCGCCACCTATCTGAACGGGCTCTGGGAAGCGATCTGCAAGCTTTGTAAGTGA
- a CDS encoding mannitol dehydrogenase family protein, with protein MKLTVEGLRDRAAWEAAGVQLPSYDIGKVAEATRKAPVWVHFGIGNIFRIFIGGIADTLLAEGEMEKGITCVESFDFDVVDRIYAPYDNLVLGVTLRTDGGMDKRVIGSLTEAIKAQSAVPESWNRLKEIFVNPVLQMVSFTITEKGYALRAADGSFFPFIEADIENGPEKAGSAMAILAALLFTRFNAGRLPVAVVSMDNCSHNGEKLKNAVVTMAEEWEKRGFVPEAFLEYLRDEKQVGFPWSMIDKITPRPAESVQQELEKLGIENMAPVITSKHTYIAPFVNAEGPQYLVIEDQFPNGRPALERAGVYMTDRDTVNKVERMKVTTCLNPLHTALAVYGCVLGYELIADEMKDPELRELVQRIGPVEGMPVVTDPGILSPKDFVAEVIDVRIPNPFMPDTPQRIATDTSQKVGIRYGETIKSYVEKYGSAERLEAIPLAIAGWLRYLLGVDDQGQRFERSADPMLTELSARLFGIELGKPETAAGRLHPILSNRNIFGIDLYEAGLGEKIEEMFRMELAGAGAVRATLRKYLG; from the coding sequence ATGAAGCTCACAGTAGAAGGACTCAGGGACAGGGCAGCATGGGAGGCTGCCGGCGTGCAGCTTCCCTCCTATGACATAGGGAAGGTGGCGGAGGCGACGCGGAAGGCGCCGGTCTGGGTGCATTTCGGCATCGGCAACATTTTCCGTATCTTCATCGGCGGGATCGCGGATACCCTCCTCGCAGAGGGGGAAATGGAGAAGGGCATCACCTGTGTCGAGAGCTTTGACTTCGATGTGGTGGACAGGATTTATGCGCCCTACGACAATCTCGTGCTGGGCGTGACGCTGCGGACGGACGGCGGCATGGATAAGAGGGTGATCGGCTCGCTGACAGAGGCGATCAAGGCGCAGTCTGCGGTTCCGGAGAGCTGGAACCGACTGAAGGAGATCTTCGTGAATCCGGTGCTCCAGATGGTATCCTTCACGATTACAGAGAAGGGCTATGCGCTGCGGGCAGCGGACGGAAGCTTCTTCCCGTTCATAGAGGCGGATATCGAAAACGGTCCCGAGAAGGCAGGCAGCGCCATGGCGATTCTGGCTGCTCTGCTCTTCACCCGCTTCAATGCGGGCAGGCTCCCGGTGGCGGTAGTTTCCATGGACAACTGCTCTCACAATGGGGAGAAGCTGAAAAATGCAGTCGTAACAATGGCGGAGGAGTGGGAGAAGAGGGGCTTCGTTCCAGAGGCCTTCCTCGAGTACCTTCGGGATGAGAAGCAGGTAGGCTTCCCCTGGTCTATGATCGACAAGATTACGCCGAGACCGGCAGAGTCCGTACAGCAGGAGCTGGAGAAGCTCGGTATCGAGAATATGGCGCCGGTGATCACCTCGAAGCATACCTATATCGCCCCCTTTGTCAATGCGGAGGGACCGCAGTATCTGGTGATCGAGGATCAGTTCCCGAACGGACGTCCGGCGCTTGAGAGGGCTGGCGTTTACATGACGGATCGGGATACCGTCAATAAGGTGGAGAGAATGAAGGTGACGACCTGTCTGAATCCGCTCCATACCGCGCTTGCCGTATACGGCTGTGTGCTGGGCTATGAGCTGATTGCGGATGAAATGAAGGATCCCGAGCTCCGCGAGCTGGTACAGCGGATCGGACCTGTGGAGGGAATGCCGGTCGTGACCGACCCGGGCATCCTTTCGCCAAAGGATTTCGTAGCCGAAGTTATCGATGTCCGTATTCCGAACCCGTTTATGCCGGATACGCCGCAGCGGATCGCGACCGACACCTCTCAGAAGGTCGGCATCCGCTACGGGGAGACGATTAAGTCCTATGTCGAGAAGTACGGAAGCGCAGAGAGGCTCGAGGCGATTCCGCTGGCGATCGCCGGCTGGCTCCGTTATCTGTTGGGCGTGGACGATCAGGGACAGCGCTTCGAGCGCTCCGCGGATCCGATGCTCACAGAGCTCAGCGCCCGGCTTTTCGGTATCGAGCTGGGGAAGCCGGAGACGGCAGCCGGTAGGCTTCATCCGATCCTCTCTAACCGGAATATCTTCGGAATCGATCTCTATGAGGCAGGACTCGGGGAGAAGATTGAGGAAATGTTCCGTATGGAGCTCGCCGGGGCAGGCGCAGTCCGTGCGACGCTCCGGAAGTATCTGGGGTAA
- a CDS encoding GntR family transcriptional regulator, which yields MKTNYFNRLREEAETEEGISDAAGREGASDAVRPSSESVYSDILEKIIKLQYAPGEMISENQMAKEYGVSRTVIRSAFARLEEAGFVEVYAKKGTYVSRMNLHYIADLLMLRTAVEKEIISELYQKLDQKKRQELIERLEENLEKQEKFRNSSGYLKAYQALDQEFHYLMIQSVGRESLMQLLDQNMLHIARWRNFDVVFDQRVPELIDEHRRILEDLKRDTSEYAEHSIAAHLETITKIAKRAIHSYPLYFTDTEFS from the coding sequence ATGAAAACGAATTATTTTAACAGATTGAGAGAGGAAGCGGAGACAGAGGAGGGCATCTCGGATGCGGCGGGACGGGAAGGTGCCTCAGATGCAGTCAGACCAAGCAGTGAGAGCGTGTACAGTGATATTCTGGAAAAGATCATCAAGCTGCAATATGCGCCGGGAGAGATGATCAGTGAAAACCAGATGGCGAAGGAGTACGGCGTCTCCCGGACGGTGATCCGCTCTGCCTTTGCCAGACTGGAGGAGGCGGGCTTCGTGGAGGTATATGCCAAGAAGGGCACCTATGTGTCGCGGATGAATCTGCATTATATTGCGGATCTCCTGATGCTGAGAACCGCAGTGGAAAAGGAGATCATCAGCGAGCTTTATCAGAAGCTGGATCAGAAGAAACGGCAGGAGCTGATTGAACGGCTGGAGGAGAATCTGGAAAAGCAGGAAAAATTCCGAAATTCCAGCGGCTACCTGAAGGCGTACCAGGCGCTGGATCAGGAGTTTCATTATCTCATGATTCAGAGCGTCGGACGGGAAAGCCTGATGCAGCTGTTGGATCAGAATATGCTCCACATCGCGAGATGGCGAAATTTCGACGTGGTCTTCGACCAGCGTGTGCCGGAGCTGATCGACGAGCATCGGCGGATTTTGGAGGATCTGAAGCGCGATACCTCGGAGTATGCGGAGCACTCCATAGCGGCGCATCTGGAAACCATCACAAAGATTGCGAAGCGGGCAATTCACAGCTATCCGCTTTATTTTACGGATACCGAGTTTTCCTAG
- a CDS encoding acyl-CoA dehydratase activase → MLTLGIDIGSTTSKAVILKDGKDILATSLVVATVGTNGVSRAIENVFLTSGLRESEIACTVATGYGRQTYEKADYQISELSCHALGVNHIFPEVRTVIDIGGQDAKVISLNEMGRMENFVMNDKCAAGTGRFLDVMATILNLDISRLELEAAKAERIVNISSTCTVFAESEVISQLANGVAIPDLVAGICQSVAVRVASLAKRVGIREKVCMSGGVARNGGVRNAMQEELGVEICYDERAQLMGALGAAIYAANKAGKSG, encoded by the coding sequence ATGCTGACATTGGGAATCGATATTGGCTCGACCACCTCGAAGGCGGTGATTTTGAAGGACGGAAAGGATATCCTTGCCACCTCTCTGGTTGTCGCCACGGTGGGGACAAACGGGGTTTCCCGGGCGATCGAGAATGTTTTTCTTACGTCCGGACTGCGTGAGAGCGAGATTGCCTGCACGGTAGCGACCGGTTACGGCAGGCAGACCTATGAAAAGGCGGACTATCAGATCAGTGAGCTTTCCTGTCATGCGCTGGGAGTGAACCACATTTTCCCGGAGGTACGGACGGTGATAGACATCGGCGGACAGGATGCCAAGGTGATTTCACTGAATGAGATGGGCAGGATGGAGAACTTCGTGATGAACGATAAGTGTGCCGCCGGTACCGGCCGCTTTCTGGATGTTATGGCGACGATTCTGAATCTGGATATATCCCGGCTGGAGCTTGAGGCGGCAAAGGCGGAGCGGATCGTCAATATATCCAGTACCTGTACGGTATTCGCCGAGTCCGAGGTGATTTCGCAGCTTGCCAACGGGGTGGCGATTCCGGATCTCGTGGCAGGGATCTGCCAGTCTGTGGCGGTACGGGTGGCATCGCTCGCGAAGCGGGTCGGCATTCGGGAGAAGGTCTGCATGAGCGGCGGCGTGGCGAGAAACGGCGGCGTGAGAAACGCCATGCAAGAGGAGCTGGGTGTCGAGATCTGCTATGACGAGAGAGCGCAGCTGATGGGGGCGCTCGGTGCGGCCATTTATGCGGCGAACAAGGCGGGAAAGAGCGGATAG
- a CDS encoding 2-hydroxyacyl-CoA dehydratase subunit D, which yields MAEEFRGNKPAPDPNSAKMRLRKIAADAYTDAIEAKKRGEPVGWVASNFPVEIPETLGLNVCYPENQAAGIAARGAGERMCSEAEGDGYSNDICAYARISLAYMKLKSCPEQDMPQPDFVLCCNNICNCMIKWYENIAHELNIPMIMIDIPFNPDYEVSEAQIDYIEAQMWDAIHQLEKITGKKWSDEKFKKVMEISGRSSRAWLNATACAKYVPSPFNGFDLLNHMAVMVTARGKEEAAEAMETLYREYEENHQTGNSTFRGEEKHRIMFEGIACWPWLRVTSSGLKDRGINMVTTIYADAFGFIYKDFRDMCRAYAEVPNCMNLEHARDKRIKLCQDNHVEGLLVHTNRSCKLWSGFMPEMSRQVGERCGIPVTSFDGDQADPRNFSEAQYDTRVQGLTEIMEEKKEEARA from the coding sequence ATGGCAGAAGAGTTCAGGGGAAACAAGCCGGCACCGGATCCGAATTCGGCGAAGATGAGACTCAGGAAGATCGCGGCGGATGCATACACAGACGCGATTGAGGCGAAGAAGCGGGGAGAGCCGGTGGGCTGGGTAGCCAGTAACTTTCCGGTAGAGATCCCGGAGACACTGGGGCTCAATGTCTGTTATCCGGAGAACCAGGCGGCAGGCATCGCGGCGAGAGGTGCCGGGGAGAGAATGTGTTCGGAGGCAGAGGGAGACGGCTACAGCAATGACATCTGCGCCTATGCCAGAATTTCCCTTGCATACATGAAGCTGAAGTCCTGCCCGGAGCAGGATATGCCGCAGCCGGATTTCGTACTCTGCTGCAATAATATCTGCAACTGCATGATCAAGTGGTATGAGAACATTGCACATGAGCTGAATATCCCGATGATTATGATCGACATTCCCTTCAATCCGGACTATGAGGTATCGGAGGCGCAGATCGACTACATAGAAGCGCAGATGTGGGATGCTATCCATCAGCTGGAAAAGATCACCGGCAAGAAGTGGAGCGACGAGAAGTTTAAAAAGGTAATGGAGATCTCCGGACGCTCCAGCCGTGCGTGGCTGAATGCGACGGCCTGCGCCAAGTATGTTCCGTCTCCGTTCAACGGCTTCGACCTTCTGAACCACATGGCGGTTATGGTGACGGCACGGGGCAAGGAGGAAGCGGCGGAGGCAATGGAGACGCTGTACCGCGAGTATGAGGAAAATCACCAGACGGGGAATTCCACCTTCCGCGGAGAAGAGAAGCACAGGATCATGTTTGAGGGAATCGCCTGCTGGCCATGGCTCCGTGTGACCTCCTCCGGACTGAAGGATCGGGGAATCAATATGGTGACGACCATCTATGCGGATGCCTTCGGCTTCATATATAAGGACTTCCGGGATATGTGCCGTGCCTACGCGGAGGTGCCGAACTGCATGAATCTGGAGCACGCCAGAGACAAGCGGATCAAGCTCTGTCAGGACAATCATGTAGAGGGACTTCTGGTGCATACGAACCGTTCCTGCAAGCTCTGGTCCGGATTCATGCCGGAGATGTCCAGACAGGTAGGTGAGCGCTGCGGCATCCCGGTAACGTCCTTTGACGGCGATCAGGCGGATCCGAGAAACTTCTCGGAAGCGCAGTATGATACGCGGGTACAGGGACTGACGGAAATCATGGAGGAAAAGAAGGAGGAGGCACGGGCATGA
- a CDS encoding 2-hydroxyacyl-CoA dehydratase subunit D yields the protein MTAREILNELHRAAFSPKEQLHKYLAEGKKVVAVTYYTPQEIIHSMGFVPMGVWGGDLQVNEAKKYFPAFICSVMQTVLELGIKGEYEGVSAVVIPSLCDSLKTLGQNWKYAVPGIPFIPMSYPQNRKPEYGRKFTKAGYERVIADLEAATGARFSELSLRESIRIYNEHNRVMRAFAETAAEAELSAQERSDVFKSAWFMEPEEHTALVRQLNEELGKGAKDTKRVRVLTTGILADAPELLKIFDRNQIKIVFDDVADESRQYRVDTSEEGNPVDAIAQKFADMDYDTLLYDPEKKRVDYIVEQAKRHGAEGVVVLMTKFCDPEEFDYVPLKRACDAAGLHHVNIEVDRQMVNFEQAATMLEAFQEMF from the coding sequence ATGACGGCAAGAGAAATTCTGAATGAGCTGCATAGGGCGGCGTTTTCTCCGAAGGAGCAGCTGCATAAATATCTCGCGGAGGGAAAAAAGGTTGTAGCGGTGACGTACTATACACCGCAGGAAATCATTCATTCCATGGGCTTCGTCCCGATGGGAGTCTGGGGCGGGGATTTGCAGGTCAATGAAGCCAAGAAATATTTCCCGGCATTTATCTGCTCTGTGATGCAGACCGTACTGGAGCTGGGAATCAAGGGGGAATATGAGGGCGTTTCTGCTGTTGTGATCCCGTCGCTCTGCGACTCGCTGAAGACGCTGGGGCAGAATTGGAAGTATGCGGTTCCGGGCATTCCCTTTATTCCTATGAGCTATCCGCAGAACAGGAAGCCGGAGTATGGAAGGAAATTCACCAAGGCAGGTTATGAGAGAGTGATTGCGGATCTGGAGGCGGCGACCGGTGCCAGATTCTCCGAGCTTTCTCTTAGGGAGTCGATTCGCATCTACAATGAGCATAACCGTGTTATGAGAGCCTTTGCGGAGACTGCGGCGGAGGCGGAGCTTTCCGCACAGGAGAGAAGCGATGTGTTCAAGAGCGCATGGTTTATGGAGCCGGAGGAGCATACGGCGCTGGTGCGGCAGCTGAATGAGGAGCTGGGCAAGGGCGCGAAGGACACGAAGAGGGTTCGGGTTCTGACTACAGGAATTCTGGCAGATGCGCCGGAGCTCCTGAAGATTTTCGACCGGAATCAGATCAAGATCGTGTTTGATGATGTGGCGGATGAGTCCAGACAGTACAGAGTAGATACCTCCGAGGAGGGGAATCCTGTGGACGCCATAGCGCAGAAATTCGCAGATATGGATTATGACACACTGCTCTATGATCCGGAAAAGAAGCGCGTAGACTATATCGTGGAGCAGGCGAAGCGGCATGGCGCGGAGGGCGTGGTCGTGCTGATGACGAAGTTCTGCGATCCGGAGGAATTCGACTATGTACCGCTGAAGAGAGCCTGTGATGCGGCGGGACTGCATCATGTCAATATAGAGGTGGACAGGCAGATGGTGAATTTCGAGCAGGCAGCCACCATGCTGGAGGCATTTCAGGAAATGTTTTAA